Proteins encoded together in one Juglans regia cultivar Chandler chromosome 9, Walnut 2.0, whole genome shotgun sequence window:
- the LOC109014245 gene encoding protein CYCLOPS-like isoform X2: MEDLYRNSSEEIFLKYFMESSNGVPAPSMEMLGFKNLSQSFRHADSEELFKCWLTNGENNANNSSSITHRTRQASRRISTELASISSQQHVGILQKKRSNDNLHPQSNSMADNISGDLHQQSIRNSVEKGLQTTDLYLAKAWFHSSQPMTRSRSSELRKRYAAMQSAQTTMGTEVMQNASGHSINTLKQEFSNSNCFNDFSTCEIPNQVGRFMSPSNSSSSTFTTPRMADIDKVSSVVSMLKGTLERKKLSNQIEKEAVMDSSNGIYHGRDIVVNSSFDQGQNNHLNEIPRTFQEASHVQVKDSRILLAVEESIDLDMDGFVNPTNQMQLSRASQEPSQSESSAAAPVVSSGLDACDGPSNSSQTLSICESSRKQVGNSRSSENGTKAKEIRERIIDTLKEDRKRGSLVRYGSVTSAGSVDKGDSTKKRRVERSRKMAEAKERNLTPAIPSDVQSVLKRCENLEKEVRSLKLNLSFMNRWTGFLWMRQIVRSESLCSYIMEDKSLGRAFQLADTFDSFCCFLISKQLI; encoded by the exons ATGGAAGACTTGTATAGGAATTCAAGCGAGGAGATCTTCCTGAAATATTTCATGGAAAGCTCAAATGGAGTCCCAGCACCAAGCATGGAGATGTTGGGATTTAAGAACCTTTCTCAGAGCTTTCGACATGCAGATAGTGAGGAGCTCTTCAAATGTTGGCTCACAAACGGAGAG AACAATGCCAACAACTCATCAAGCATCACACATCGTACTCGGCAAGCATCAAGGAG GATATCCACCGAACTTGCCAGTATTTCTAGTCAGCAACATGTGGGTAtactacaaaagaaaagaagcaacGATAATTTACATCCACAGAGTAATTCTATGGCAGATAATATCTCTGGAGACCTCCATCAACAATCAATTAG GAATTCTGTTGAAAAGGGATTGCAAACTACAGATTTATATTTGGCCAAG GCATGGTTTCATAGTTCTCAACCTATGACAAGAAGCCGATCTTCCGAGTTGCG GAAGAGGTATGCTGCCATGCAGAGTGCTCAAACAACAATGGGTACGGAAGTTATGCAGAATGCTTCTGGGCATAGCATCAATACATTGAAACAAGAATTTTCCAATTCAAATTGTTTCAATGACTTTTCGACGTGTGAGATTCCCAACCAAGTGGGCAGATTCATGTCTCCTTCAAATTCATCCTCATCGACTTTCACCACCCCCCGAATGGCTGATATAGATAAAGTTTCTTCCGTTGTGAGTATGCTGAAGGGCACGCTAGAACGCAAGAAGCTTAGCAACCAGATTGAAAAAGAAGCTGTTATGGATAGCTCTAATGGGATTTATCATGGTCGTGACATTGTTGTGAACAGTAGCTTCGATCAAGGGCAAAacaatcatttaaatgaaataccAAGAACTTTTCAAGAAGCATCCCATGTCCAAGTTAAGGATTCTAGGATTTTACTTGCAGTTGAAGAATCCATAGACCTTGACATGGATGGTTTTGTAAATCCCACAAACCAAATGCAGCTGAGTAGAGCTTCTCAAGAACCTTCCCAAAGTGAATCTTCTGCTGCTGCACCAGTAGTTTCATCTGGTTTAGATGCATGTGATGGGCCTAGCAATTCAAGTCAAACTCTAAGCATTTGTGAGAGCTCGAGGAAACAAGTTGGAAATAGTAGGAGTTCAGAAAATGGCACTAAAGCCAAAG AAATCAGAGAACGGATAATTGACACTTTGAAAGAAGATCGAAAG AGGGGAAGTTTAGTCCGATATGGATCTGTGACTTCAGCAGGTTCAG TGGACAAGGGGGACTCTACAAAAAAGCGAAGGGTGGAGCGATCAAGAAA GATGGCGGAGGCAAAGGAAAGGAATTTGACACCAGCAATTCCATCAGATGTGCAATCTGTCTTGAAGCGGTGTGAAAACCTTGAGAAGGAAGTGCGGTCACTCAAACTCAACTTATCCTTCATGAATAG GTGGACTGGTTTTTTATGGATGAGGCAGATAGTACGGTCAGAGTCTTTGTGTTCGTATATCATGGAAGATAAAAGCTTGGGGAGAGCATTTCAGCTGGCTGATACCTTTGATTCTTTCTgttgttttttgataagtaaacagcTAATTTAA
- the LOC109014245 gene encoding protein CYCLOPS-like isoform X3, which produces MEDLYRNSSEEIFLKYFMESSNGVPAPSMEMLGFKNLSQSFRHADSEELFKCWLTNGENNANNSSSITHRTRQASRRISTELASISSQQHVGILQKKRSNDNLHPQSNSMADNISGDLHQQSISFVRNSVEKGLQTTDLYLAKAWFHSSQPMTRSRSSELRKRYAAMQSAQTTMGTEVMQNASGHSINTLKQEFSNSNCFNDFSTCEIPNQVGRFMSPSNSSSSTFTTPRMADIDKVSSVVSMLKGTLERKKLSNQIEKEAVMDSSNGIYHGRDIVVNSSFDQGQNNHLNEIPRTFQEASHVQVKDSRILLAVEESIDLDMDGFVNPTNQMQLSRASQEPSQSESSAAAPVVSSGLDACDGPSNSSQTLSICESSRKQVGNSRSSENGTKAKEIRERIIDTLKEDRKRGSLVRYGSVTSAGSVDKGDSTKKRRVERSRKMAEAKERNLTPAIPSDVQSVLKRCENLEKEVRSLKLNLSFMNRKDSEQTKQIEELQKKNEELVDEKERLLEEIERIVSVSDKLC; this is translated from the exons ATGGAAGACTTGTATAGGAATTCAAGCGAGGAGATCTTCCTGAAATATTTCATGGAAAGCTCAAATGGAGTCCCAGCACCAAGCATGGAGATGTTGGGATTTAAGAACCTTTCTCAGAGCTTTCGACATGCAGATAGTGAGGAGCTCTTCAAATGTTGGCTCACAAACGGAGAG AACAATGCCAACAACTCATCAAGCATCACACATCGTACTCGGCAAGCATCAAGGAG GATATCCACCGAACTTGCCAGTATTTCTAGTCAGCAACATGTGGGTAtactacaaaagaaaagaagcaacGATAATTTACATCCACAGAGTAATTCTATGGCAGATAATATCTCTGGAGACCTCCATCAACAATCAATTAG TTTTGTCAGGAATTCTGTTGAAAAGGGATTGCAAACTACAGATTTATATTTGGCCAAG GCATGGTTTCATAGTTCTCAACCTATGACAAGAAGCCGATCTTCCGAGTTGCG GAAGAGGTATGCTGCCATGCAGAGTGCTCAAACAACAATGGGTACGGAAGTTATGCAGAATGCTTCTGGGCATAGCATCAATACATTGAAACAAGAATTTTCCAATTCAAATTGTTTCAATGACTTTTCGACGTGTGAGATTCCCAACCAAGTGGGCAGATTCATGTCTCCTTCAAATTCATCCTCATCGACTTTCACCACCCCCCGAATGGCTGATATAGATAAAGTTTCTTCCGTTGTGAGTATGCTGAAGGGCACGCTAGAACGCAAGAAGCTTAGCAACCAGATTGAAAAAGAAGCTGTTATGGATAGCTCTAATGGGATTTATCATGGTCGTGACATTGTTGTGAACAGTAGCTTCGATCAAGGGCAAAacaatcatttaaatgaaataccAAGAACTTTTCAAGAAGCATCCCATGTCCAAGTTAAGGATTCTAGGATTTTACTTGCAGTTGAAGAATCCATAGACCTTGACATGGATGGTTTTGTAAATCCCACAAACCAAATGCAGCTGAGTAGAGCTTCTCAAGAACCTTCCCAAAGTGAATCTTCTGCTGCTGCACCAGTAGTTTCATCTGGTTTAGATGCATGTGATGGGCCTAGCAATTCAAGTCAAACTCTAAGCATTTGTGAGAGCTCGAGGAAACAAGTTGGAAATAGTAGGAGTTCAGAAAATGGCACTAAAGCCAAAG AAATCAGAGAACGGATAATTGACACTTTGAAAGAAGATCGAAAG AGGGGAAGTTTAGTCCGATATGGATCTGTGACTTCAGCAGGTTCAG TGGACAAGGGGGACTCTACAAAAAAGCGAAGGGTGGAGCGATCAAGAAA GATGGCGGAGGCAAAGGAAAGGAATTTGACACCAGCAATTCCATCAGATGTGCAATCTGTCTTGAAGCGGTGTGAAAACCTTGAGAAGGAAGTGCGGTCACTCAAACTCAACTTATCCTTCATGAATAG GAAGGACTCGGAGCAAACAAAGCAGATAGAAGAGCTTCAGAAGAAGAATGAGGAATTGGTGGATGAAAAAGAGCGCCTTCTAGAAGAAATAGAGAGGATCGTTTCAGTAAGTGACAAGCTATGTTAA
- the LOC109014245 gene encoding protein CYCLOPS-like isoform X4: MEDLYRNSSEEIFLKYFMESSNGVPAPSMEMLGFKNLSQSFRHADSEELFKCWLTNGENNANNSSSITHRTRQASRRISTELASISSQQHVGILQKKRSNDNLHPQSNSMADNISGDLHQQSIRNSVEKGLQTTDLYLAKAWFHSSQPMTRSRSSELRKRYAAMQSAQTTMGTEVMQNASGHSINTLKQEFSNSNCFNDFSTCEIPNQVGRFMSPSNSSSSTFTTPRMADIDKVSSVVSMLKGTLERKKLSNQIEKEAVMDSSNGIYHGRDIVVNSSFDQGQNNHLNEIPRTFQEASHVQVKDSRILLAVEESIDLDMDGFVNPTNQMQLSRASQEPSQSESSAAAPVVSSGLDACDGPSNSSQTLSICESSRKQVGNSRSSENGTKAKEIRERIIDTLKEDRKRGSLVRYGSVTSAGSVDKGDSTKKRRVERSRKMAEAKERNLTPAIPSDVQSVLKRCENLEKEVRSLKLNLSFMNRKDSEQTKQIEELQKKNEELVDEKERLLEEIERIVSVSDKLC; the protein is encoded by the exons ATGGAAGACTTGTATAGGAATTCAAGCGAGGAGATCTTCCTGAAATATTTCATGGAAAGCTCAAATGGAGTCCCAGCACCAAGCATGGAGATGTTGGGATTTAAGAACCTTTCTCAGAGCTTTCGACATGCAGATAGTGAGGAGCTCTTCAAATGTTGGCTCACAAACGGAGAG AACAATGCCAACAACTCATCAAGCATCACACATCGTACTCGGCAAGCATCAAGGAG GATATCCACCGAACTTGCCAGTATTTCTAGTCAGCAACATGTGGGTAtactacaaaagaaaagaagcaacGATAATTTACATCCACAGAGTAATTCTATGGCAGATAATATCTCTGGAGACCTCCATCAACAATCAATTAG GAATTCTGTTGAAAAGGGATTGCAAACTACAGATTTATATTTGGCCAAG GCATGGTTTCATAGTTCTCAACCTATGACAAGAAGCCGATCTTCCGAGTTGCG GAAGAGGTATGCTGCCATGCAGAGTGCTCAAACAACAATGGGTACGGAAGTTATGCAGAATGCTTCTGGGCATAGCATCAATACATTGAAACAAGAATTTTCCAATTCAAATTGTTTCAATGACTTTTCGACGTGTGAGATTCCCAACCAAGTGGGCAGATTCATGTCTCCTTCAAATTCATCCTCATCGACTTTCACCACCCCCCGAATGGCTGATATAGATAAAGTTTCTTCCGTTGTGAGTATGCTGAAGGGCACGCTAGAACGCAAGAAGCTTAGCAACCAGATTGAAAAAGAAGCTGTTATGGATAGCTCTAATGGGATTTATCATGGTCGTGACATTGTTGTGAACAGTAGCTTCGATCAAGGGCAAAacaatcatttaaatgaaataccAAGAACTTTTCAAGAAGCATCCCATGTCCAAGTTAAGGATTCTAGGATTTTACTTGCAGTTGAAGAATCCATAGACCTTGACATGGATGGTTTTGTAAATCCCACAAACCAAATGCAGCTGAGTAGAGCTTCTCAAGAACCTTCCCAAAGTGAATCTTCTGCTGCTGCACCAGTAGTTTCATCTGGTTTAGATGCATGTGATGGGCCTAGCAATTCAAGTCAAACTCTAAGCATTTGTGAGAGCTCGAGGAAACAAGTTGGAAATAGTAGGAGTTCAGAAAATGGCACTAAAGCCAAAG AAATCAGAGAACGGATAATTGACACTTTGAAAGAAGATCGAAAG AGGGGAAGTTTAGTCCGATATGGATCTGTGACTTCAGCAGGTTCAG TGGACAAGGGGGACTCTACAAAAAAGCGAAGGGTGGAGCGATCAAGAAA GATGGCGGAGGCAAAGGAAAGGAATTTGACACCAGCAATTCCATCAGATGTGCAATCTGTCTTGAAGCGGTGTGAAAACCTTGAGAAGGAAGTGCGGTCACTCAAACTCAACTTATCCTTCATGAATAG GAAGGACTCGGAGCAAACAAAGCAGATAGAAGAGCTTCAGAAGAAGAATGAGGAATTGGTGGATGAAAAAGAGCGCCTTCTAGAAGAAATAGAGAGGATCGTTTCAGTAAGTGACAAGCTATGTTAA
- the LOC109014245 gene encoding protein CYCLOPS-like isoform X1, with translation MEDLYRNSSEEIFLKYFMESSNGVPAPSMEMLGFKNLSQSFRHADSEELFKCWLTNGENNANNSSSITHRTRQASRRISTELASISSQQHVGILQKKRSNDNLHPQSNSMADNISGDLHQQSISFVRNSVEKGLQTTDLYLAKAWFHSSQPMTRSRSSELRKRYAAMQSAQTTMGTEVMQNASGHSINTLKQEFSNSNCFNDFSTCEIPNQVGRFMSPSNSSSSTFTTPRMADIDKVSSVVSMLKGTLERKKLSNQIEKEAVMDSSNGIYHGRDIVVNSSFDQGQNNHLNEIPRTFQEASHVQVKDSRILLAVEESIDLDMDGFVNPTNQMQLSRASQEPSQSESSAAAPVVSSGLDACDGPSNSSQTLSICESSRKQVGNSRSSENGTKAKEIRERIIDTLKEDRKRGSLVRYGSVTSAGSVDKGDSTKKRRVERSRKMAEAKERNLTPAIPSDVQSVLKRCENLEKEVRSLKLNLSFMNRWTGFLWMRQIVRSESLCSYIMEDKSLGRAFQLADTFDSFCCFLISKQLI, from the exons ATGGAAGACTTGTATAGGAATTCAAGCGAGGAGATCTTCCTGAAATATTTCATGGAAAGCTCAAATGGAGTCCCAGCACCAAGCATGGAGATGTTGGGATTTAAGAACCTTTCTCAGAGCTTTCGACATGCAGATAGTGAGGAGCTCTTCAAATGTTGGCTCACAAACGGAGAG AACAATGCCAACAACTCATCAAGCATCACACATCGTACTCGGCAAGCATCAAGGAG GATATCCACCGAACTTGCCAGTATTTCTAGTCAGCAACATGTGGGTAtactacaaaagaaaagaagcaacGATAATTTACATCCACAGAGTAATTCTATGGCAGATAATATCTCTGGAGACCTCCATCAACAATCAATTAG TTTTGTCAGGAATTCTGTTGAAAAGGGATTGCAAACTACAGATTTATATTTGGCCAAG GCATGGTTTCATAGTTCTCAACCTATGACAAGAAGCCGATCTTCCGAGTTGCG GAAGAGGTATGCTGCCATGCAGAGTGCTCAAACAACAATGGGTACGGAAGTTATGCAGAATGCTTCTGGGCATAGCATCAATACATTGAAACAAGAATTTTCCAATTCAAATTGTTTCAATGACTTTTCGACGTGTGAGATTCCCAACCAAGTGGGCAGATTCATGTCTCCTTCAAATTCATCCTCATCGACTTTCACCACCCCCCGAATGGCTGATATAGATAAAGTTTCTTCCGTTGTGAGTATGCTGAAGGGCACGCTAGAACGCAAGAAGCTTAGCAACCAGATTGAAAAAGAAGCTGTTATGGATAGCTCTAATGGGATTTATCATGGTCGTGACATTGTTGTGAACAGTAGCTTCGATCAAGGGCAAAacaatcatttaaatgaaataccAAGAACTTTTCAAGAAGCATCCCATGTCCAAGTTAAGGATTCTAGGATTTTACTTGCAGTTGAAGAATCCATAGACCTTGACATGGATGGTTTTGTAAATCCCACAAACCAAATGCAGCTGAGTAGAGCTTCTCAAGAACCTTCCCAAAGTGAATCTTCTGCTGCTGCACCAGTAGTTTCATCTGGTTTAGATGCATGTGATGGGCCTAGCAATTCAAGTCAAACTCTAAGCATTTGTGAGAGCTCGAGGAAACAAGTTGGAAATAGTAGGAGTTCAGAAAATGGCACTAAAGCCAAAG AAATCAGAGAACGGATAATTGACACTTTGAAAGAAGATCGAAAG AGGGGAAGTTTAGTCCGATATGGATCTGTGACTTCAGCAGGTTCAG TGGACAAGGGGGACTCTACAAAAAAGCGAAGGGTGGAGCGATCAAGAAA GATGGCGGAGGCAAAGGAAAGGAATTTGACACCAGCAATTCCATCAGATGTGCAATCTGTCTTGAAGCGGTGTGAAAACCTTGAGAAGGAAGTGCGGTCACTCAAACTCAACTTATCCTTCATGAATAG GTGGACTGGTTTTTTATGGATGAGGCAGATAGTACGGTCAGAGTCTTTGTGTTCGTATATCATGGAAGATAAAAGCTTGGGGAGAGCATTTCAGCTGGCTGATACCTTTGATTCTTTCTgttgttttttgataagtaaacagcTAATTTAA